One genomic region from Danio aesculapii chromosome 24, fDanAes4.1, whole genome shotgun sequence encodes:
- the nktr gene encoding NK-tumor recognition protein isoform X1 — translation MGVKDRPQCYFDVEINREPVGRIVFQLFSDICPKTSKNFLCLCTGEKGSGKATGKKLCYKGSTFHRVVKNFMIQGGDFTEGNGRGGESIFGGFFEDENFTLKHDRAFLLSMANRGKDTNGSQFFITTKTAPHLDGVHVVFGLVISGFEVIKNIEGLKTDSASRPYADVRVIDCGQLITKSANDVLQGKLKKAFYSEDDSQSSSESLSEYSSSEEKPTSRKRKRSSKSKHAKRSRREAKKDREAVKAVGPLSHAEGEMAEENDGEAEQNVKREKPVVRPEEIPPVPENRFLLRRDMPTQEEAIKIDVQDSDIAPNDTKPAVTKSGRKIKGRGTMRYHTPPRSKSRSESECERGSSETPPHWKEEMQRTKAYQPPSVERWSKEERWDDRSDTPRSRSGSRERSLGEASVYSSQHQSRKEKKKAKQKKKSKKRRHAKKHKKSKTKETSLTDGEMSGSSGKRTKHSSRAERRRSRSYSRSSSRHSHRSYKSESERRHYLSSSSRDSRSYSKSRSRSYSRSHSRSERRARSSKRSSRSRSGRTVTHSRSLSRSRSRYRTRSRTRSNSRYSSETPTRSKKRNELRSPRNSKPTEGGISRLDKSVLKSIKGEEAKVQPSASSERVSALPMSDSPPPSRWKPGLKPWKPSYVRIPDTDVKSALASNALTSSSSNAPLETMSSLKQDKSVSQRDPSSGNSNIPDRLLERSLSRSRSHSQSRSCSKSPTHYGNRSSSCSRSESYSSYKERSTDKKRKHSSSHRNAQKRDSHANHHDSGHKGLSPSSEDVSDTPYSPLHLQSDSLVQKNTLDSLSTLRALALKSKNRNRRKEPLMDKNIASGWESDEENASKTNTATVHNQHPVKDEGLNEIKKRQILSRCWESESDTEMPDKTAVGEAKYLSEKEEGEASTESEYEYSSWSNLGAEMTKELKGNNEHSADTKPSKHKNKKAKRKHKHKRKNSSRSASRKSKAKKSKKHLKPKETFHWQPPLEFGDEGEEDDSVTQTKQLHTASTDAINDGTKQNLKARQIKRQVSENTDQDQRIVESQQDTLSVESSKVIDENEKMPKIQKSKLHNNTKRDLAQSHPETLSNLSDTNLASNKPSDPNKVEPHSPESIPEAQQPGPKATGFSPLKNILNNDSVLVSSQKDKVSSVTTGSALPQDSQQEETVPGDSSVSVVENKWKPLTGMTVVQTITRKPFIMKINKPQDQLVRKNQGVKMEIKSKSRVRPGSLFDEVRKTARLNQRPRNQDSSSEEDCLPAAGEKPEAHNHSRSKSRSVSSHRSHRRSRSHSYSHPRSRSRSYTYSSRSYSRSRSRSRYSKGHSRSRSSTYRSYRSRTHSRSRSRGRYRGRYRSRSDSYDSYSSHSRSRSRRRGHRRSKSSDRRSRSYRSYSRSSSRRRSHSRSSRYS, via the exons ATGGGGGTGAAAGATCGCCCTCAGTGCTATTTTGATGTGGAAATCAACAGAGAACCAG TTGGACGAATTGTCTTTCAGCTGTTCTCCGATATTTGTCCCAAGACAAGTAAAAATTTCCTTTGCCTGTGCACTG GCGAGAAAGGCAGTGGCAAAGCTACAGGGAAAAAATTATGCTATAAAGGTTCAACTTTTCATCGAGTTGTAAAGAACTTCATGATCCAGGGGGGCGATTTCACTGAGG gcaatGGAAGAGGGGGAGAATCTATATTTGGTGGTTTCTTTGAAG ATGAGAACTTTACTCTCAAACATGACAGAGCCTTCCTCTTGTCGATGGCCAACCGTGGCAAAGACACAAATGGCTCCCAGTTCTTCAT AACTACAAAGACAGCGCCTCACCTAGATGG AGTGCATGTGGTCTTCGGGTTGGTCATCTCTGGCTTTGAGGTCATAAAGAACATTGAGGGGCTGAAGACTGACTCAGCCAGCAGACCGTATGCTGATGTCAGAGTGATTGACTGTGGACAGCTGATTACAAAGTCTGCAAACGACG TTCTTCAAGGCAAACTGAAAAAAGCATTCTATTCTGAGGATGACTCTCAGAGTTCCTCTGAGTCTTTATCTGAGTATTCCTCATCAGAAGAAAAGCCTACATCTCGAAAGAGGAAAAGAAGCTCAAAGAGTAAGCATGCAAAAAGAAGCAGAAGAGAGGCAAAGAAGGACAGAGAGGCTGTTAAAGCTGTAGGACCTTTAAG TCATGCTGAGGGCGAGATGGCAGAGGAAAATGATGGTGAAGCTGAACAGAATGTGAAAAGGGAGAAGCCTGTGGTTCGACCAGAAGAGATCCCACCTGTGCCAGAAAACCGTTTCCTGCTCCGCAGAGACATGCCTACCCAGGAGGAGGCAATAAAAAT CGATGTACAGGACTCAGACATTGCACCAAATGACACCAAACCAGCTGTCACAAAATCTGGGCGCAAGATCAAAGGCCGCGGTACTATG AGATACCATACACCCCCTCGGTCAAAGTCCCGTTCAGAGTCGGAATGTGAACGGGGAAGCAGTGAGACTCCCCCACACTGGAAAGAGGAAATGCAGAGGACCAAGGCTTACCAGCCCCCCAGTGTGGAGAGATGGAGTAAAGAAGAAAG ATGGGATGACAGAAGTGACACTCCAAGGTCCAGGTCAGGATCCAGAGAGCGTTCCTTGGGTGAGGCCTCTGTGTACTCAAGCCAACATCAatctagaaaagaaaaaaagaaagccaAACAAAAGAAGAAATCTAAGAAACGAAGGCAtgctaaaaaacataaaaagagcAAGACCAAGGAAACTTCCCTGACTGATGGTGAGATGTCTGGGTCCTCAGGTAAGAGGACAAAACACTCAAGCCGAGCTGAAAGGAGACGTTCTCGTTCTTATTCTCGCTCATCCTCCCGTCACTCACATAGATCGTATAAATCGGAGTCAGAAAGGAGACATTACTTATCAAGCTCTTCTAGAGATTCACGATCTTATTCGAAATCTAGGAGCAGATCCTATTCTAGAAGTCACTCAAGGTCTGAGAGACGGGCTCGATCATCCAAGAGGTCAAGTCGTAGCCGATCAGGGCGGACTGTTACACATTCTAGGTCACTGTCTCGTTCTAGATCCAGATACAGGACAAGGTCAAGAACTAGATCAAACTCTAGGTATAGTTCAGAAACCCCAACACGTTCcaagaaaaggaatgaattgAGATCCCCTCGAAACTCAAAGCCTACAGAGGGTGGTATTTCCAGATTAGACAAGTCTGTCCTTAAATCGATTAAAGGTGAAGAAGCTAAAGTCCAACCTTCAGCATCTTCAGAGAGAGTCTCTGCATTGCCTATGAGTGACAGTCCACCACCTTCTCGATGGAAACCAGGCCTGAAACCCTGGAAACCTTCTTATGTCCGCATCCCAGACACTGATGTAAAATCAGCCCTGGCTTCCAATGCACTAACAAGCTCATCATCAAATGCACCTCTGGAGACAATGTCCTCTTTAAAACAAGATAAATCTGTTAGTCAAAGGGATCCCAGCAGTGGTAACAGTAACATTCCTGATAGGCTCTTGGAAAGAAGTTTGTCCAGGAGCAGGTCACATAGTCAATCAAGAAGCTGCAGCAAATCACCAACTCACTATGGCAATAGATCTTCCTCCTGCAGTAGGTCAGAATCTTATAGTTCATACAAAGAAAGATCCACTGACAAGAAGAGAAAACATAGCAGTTCTCACAGAAATGCTCAAAAGAGAGACAGCCATGCAAATCATCATGATAGTGGCCACAAAGGTCTGTCTCCCTCCTCAGAGGATGTATCAGATACTCCTTACAGTCCGTTACACCTGCAAAGTGACTCCTTGGTACAGAAAAACACACTTGATTCTCTTTCAACCCTACGGGCCTTGGCATTGAAGAGCAAAAACCGCAATCGAAGGAAAGAACCATTAATGGACAAGAACATTGCATCTGGTTGGGAAAGTGATGAGGAGAATGCAAGTAAGACTAATACTGCTACAGTACACAATCAGCACCCTGTTAAGGATGAAGgacttaatgaaataaaaaagaggCAGATTTTGTCTCGTTGCTGGGAGTCTGAGAGTGACACTGAAATGCCAGATAAAACTGCTGTTGGTGAGGCCAAATATTTGTCTGAGAAAGAGGAGGGAGAGGCTAGTACAGAATCAGAATACGAATACTCCTCATGGTCAAACCTAGGTGCTGAAATGACTAAGGAGTTAAAAGGTAATAACGAGCACTCTGCAGACACAAAACCTTCAAAGCACAAGAACAAAAAAGCCAAACGGAAGCACAAACACAAGAGGAAGAATTCTTCAAGGTCAGCATCTCGCAAATCCAAGGCCAAGAAATCCAAGAAGCATCTGAAGCCAAAAGAGACATTTCATTGGCAGCCTCCTTTAGAGTTTGGGGATGAAGGTGAGGAGGATGATTCAGTCACTCAAACTAAGCAGTTACACACAGCAAGTACTGATGCCATCAATGATGgaacaaaacaaaatttgaaGGCTAGACAGATCAAGCGACAAGTCTCTGAGAATACAGATCAGGATCAAAGGATTGTTGAATCGCAGCAAGATACGTTGTCAGTAGAGTCTTCTAAAGTTATTGATGAGAATGAGAAGATGCCTAAAATCCAAAAATCAAAGTTACACAACAATACCAAAAGAGATCTTGCTCAAAGCCACCCAGAGACCCTTTCCAATCTTTCAGACACTAACCTGGCAAGTAACAAACCATCAGACCCAAATAAAGTTGAGCCACATTCTCCAGAGAGCATACCAGAAGCTCAGCAACCTGGGCCCAAAGCAACTGGCTTTTCCCCattaaaaaatattctaaataatgACAGTGTGCTTGTTTCATCTCAGAAAGATAAAGTCAGCTCTGTTACAACTGGATCAGCTTTACCACAAGACAGTCAGCAAGAGGAAACTGTACCTGGTGACAGTTCTGTCTCAGTGGTTGAAAATAAATGGAAACCTTTGACAGGCATGACTGTTGTGCAAACCATTACGAGAAAGCCTTTcattatgaaaataaacaaaccGCAAGATCAACTTGTAAGAAAGAACCAGGGTGTCAAAATGGAGATCAAGAGCAAGAGTAGAGTCCGTCCAGGATCCCTTTTTGATGAGGTACGAAAGACAGCTCGGCTAAATCAGAGACCCAGAAATCAAGACAGCTCAAGTGAAGAAGACTGCCTTCCAGCAGCAGGAGAAAAGCCTGAAGCCCATAATCACTCCCGGAGCAAGTCGAGGTCTGTGTCTAGTCACAGGTCCCATCGCAGAAGTAGGTCCCATTCATATAGCCACCCCAGGAGCAGGTCCAGAAGCTACACCTACTCTTCCAG gaGCTACAGTAGAAGTAGAAGCAGGAGTAGATACAGTAAAGGACACTCTCGTTCTCGAAGTAGCACCTACCGAAGTTACCGTAG CCGCACACATAGTAGGAGTCGCTCTAGGGGTCGGTATAGAGGTCGTTACAGATCAAG GTCTGACTCTTACGATAGTTATTCTAGCCACAGCCGCAGTCGTAGCAGAAGAAGAGGGCATCGGAGAAGCAAAAGCTCTGATCGCAGGTCCAG GTCATATCGCTCTTACAGTCGCAGTTCCTCTAGGCGGCGAAGTCATAGTCGAAGCAGTCGATACAGCTGA
- the nktr gene encoding NK-tumor recognition protein isoform X2, which produces MANRGKDTNGSQFFITTKTAPHLDGVHVVFGLVISGFEVIKNIEGLKTDSASRPYADVRVIDCGQLITKSANDVLQGKLKKAFYSEDDSQSSSESLSEYSSSEEKPTSRKRKRSSKSKHAKRSRREAKKDREAVKAVGPLSHAEGEMAEENDGEAEQNVKREKPVVRPEEIPPVPENRFLLRRDMPTQEEAIKIDVQDSDIAPNDTKPAVTKSGRKIKGRGTMRYHTPPRSKSRSESECERGSSETPPHWKEEMQRTKAYQPPSVERWSKEERWDDRSDTPRSRSGSRERSLGEASVYSSQHQSRKEKKKAKQKKKSKKRRHAKKHKKSKTKETSLTDGEMSGSSGKRTKHSSRAERRRSRSYSRSSSRHSHRSYKSESERRHYLSSSSRDSRSYSKSRSRSYSRSHSRSERRARSSKRSSRSRSGRTVTHSRSLSRSRSRYRTRSRTRSNSRYSSETPTRSKKRNELRSPRNSKPTEGGISRLDKSVLKSIKGEEAKVQPSASSERVSALPMSDSPPPSRWKPGLKPWKPSYVRIPDTDVKSALASNALTSSSSNAPLETMSSLKQDKSVSQRDPSSGNSNIPDRLLERSLSRSRSHSQSRSCSKSPTHYGNRSSSCSRSESYSSYKERSTDKKRKHSSSHRNAQKRDSHANHHDSGHKGLSPSSEDVSDTPYSPLHLQSDSLVQKNTLDSLSTLRALALKSKNRNRRKEPLMDKNIASGWESDEENASKTNTATVHNQHPVKDEGLNEIKKRQILSRCWESESDTEMPDKTAVGEAKYLSEKEEGEASTESEYEYSSWSNLGAEMTKELKGNNEHSADTKPSKHKNKKAKRKHKHKRKNSSRSASRKSKAKKSKKHLKPKETFHWQPPLEFGDEGEEDDSVTQTKQLHTASTDAINDGTKQNLKARQIKRQVSENTDQDQRIVESQQDTLSVESSKVIDENEKMPKIQKSKLHNNTKRDLAQSHPETLSNLSDTNLASNKPSDPNKVEPHSPESIPEAQQPGPKATGFSPLKNILNNDSVLVSSQKDKVSSVTTGSALPQDSQQEETVPGDSSVSVVENKWKPLTGMTVVQTITRKPFIMKINKPQDQLVRKNQGVKMEIKSKSRVRPGSLFDEVRKTARLNQRPRNQDSSSEEDCLPAAGEKPEAHNHSRSKSRSVSSHRSHRRSRSHSYSHPRSRSRSYTYSSRSYSRSRSRSRYSKGHSRSRSSTYRSYRSRTHSRSRSRGRYRGRYRSRSDSYDSYSSHSRSRSRRRGHRRSKSSDRRSRSYRSYSRSSSRRRSHSRSSRYS; this is translated from the exons ATGGCCAACCGTGGCAAAGACACAAATGGCTCCCAGTTCTTCAT AACTACAAAGACAGCGCCTCACCTAGATGG AGTGCATGTGGTCTTCGGGTTGGTCATCTCTGGCTTTGAGGTCATAAAGAACATTGAGGGGCTGAAGACTGACTCAGCCAGCAGACCGTATGCTGATGTCAGAGTGATTGACTGTGGACAGCTGATTACAAAGTCTGCAAACGACG TTCTTCAAGGCAAACTGAAAAAAGCATTCTATTCTGAGGATGACTCTCAGAGTTCCTCTGAGTCTTTATCTGAGTATTCCTCATCAGAAGAAAAGCCTACATCTCGAAAGAGGAAAAGAAGCTCAAAGAGTAAGCATGCAAAAAGAAGCAGAAGAGAGGCAAAGAAGGACAGAGAGGCTGTTAAAGCTGTAGGACCTTTAAG TCATGCTGAGGGCGAGATGGCAGAGGAAAATGATGGTGAAGCTGAACAGAATGTGAAAAGGGAGAAGCCTGTGGTTCGACCAGAAGAGATCCCACCTGTGCCAGAAAACCGTTTCCTGCTCCGCAGAGACATGCCTACCCAGGAGGAGGCAATAAAAAT CGATGTACAGGACTCAGACATTGCACCAAATGACACCAAACCAGCTGTCACAAAATCTGGGCGCAAGATCAAAGGCCGCGGTACTATG AGATACCATACACCCCCTCGGTCAAAGTCCCGTTCAGAGTCGGAATGTGAACGGGGAAGCAGTGAGACTCCCCCACACTGGAAAGAGGAAATGCAGAGGACCAAGGCTTACCAGCCCCCCAGTGTGGAGAGATGGAGTAAAGAAGAAAG ATGGGATGACAGAAGTGACACTCCAAGGTCCAGGTCAGGATCCAGAGAGCGTTCCTTGGGTGAGGCCTCTGTGTACTCAAGCCAACATCAatctagaaaagaaaaaaagaaagccaAACAAAAGAAGAAATCTAAGAAACGAAGGCAtgctaaaaaacataaaaagagcAAGACCAAGGAAACTTCCCTGACTGATGGTGAGATGTCTGGGTCCTCAGGTAAGAGGACAAAACACTCAAGCCGAGCTGAAAGGAGACGTTCTCGTTCTTATTCTCGCTCATCCTCCCGTCACTCACATAGATCGTATAAATCGGAGTCAGAAAGGAGACATTACTTATCAAGCTCTTCTAGAGATTCACGATCTTATTCGAAATCTAGGAGCAGATCCTATTCTAGAAGTCACTCAAGGTCTGAGAGACGGGCTCGATCATCCAAGAGGTCAAGTCGTAGCCGATCAGGGCGGACTGTTACACATTCTAGGTCACTGTCTCGTTCTAGATCCAGATACAGGACAAGGTCAAGAACTAGATCAAACTCTAGGTATAGTTCAGAAACCCCAACACGTTCcaagaaaaggaatgaattgAGATCCCCTCGAAACTCAAAGCCTACAGAGGGTGGTATTTCCAGATTAGACAAGTCTGTCCTTAAATCGATTAAAGGTGAAGAAGCTAAAGTCCAACCTTCAGCATCTTCAGAGAGAGTCTCTGCATTGCCTATGAGTGACAGTCCACCACCTTCTCGATGGAAACCAGGCCTGAAACCCTGGAAACCTTCTTATGTCCGCATCCCAGACACTGATGTAAAATCAGCCCTGGCTTCCAATGCACTAACAAGCTCATCATCAAATGCACCTCTGGAGACAATGTCCTCTTTAAAACAAGATAAATCTGTTAGTCAAAGGGATCCCAGCAGTGGTAACAGTAACATTCCTGATAGGCTCTTGGAAAGAAGTTTGTCCAGGAGCAGGTCACATAGTCAATCAAGAAGCTGCAGCAAATCACCAACTCACTATGGCAATAGATCTTCCTCCTGCAGTAGGTCAGAATCTTATAGTTCATACAAAGAAAGATCCACTGACAAGAAGAGAAAACATAGCAGTTCTCACAGAAATGCTCAAAAGAGAGACAGCCATGCAAATCATCATGATAGTGGCCACAAAGGTCTGTCTCCCTCCTCAGAGGATGTATCAGATACTCCTTACAGTCCGTTACACCTGCAAAGTGACTCCTTGGTACAGAAAAACACACTTGATTCTCTTTCAACCCTACGGGCCTTGGCATTGAAGAGCAAAAACCGCAATCGAAGGAAAGAACCATTAATGGACAAGAACATTGCATCTGGTTGGGAAAGTGATGAGGAGAATGCAAGTAAGACTAATACTGCTACAGTACACAATCAGCACCCTGTTAAGGATGAAGgacttaatgaaataaaaaagaggCAGATTTTGTCTCGTTGCTGGGAGTCTGAGAGTGACACTGAAATGCCAGATAAAACTGCTGTTGGTGAGGCCAAATATTTGTCTGAGAAAGAGGAGGGAGAGGCTAGTACAGAATCAGAATACGAATACTCCTCATGGTCAAACCTAGGTGCTGAAATGACTAAGGAGTTAAAAGGTAATAACGAGCACTCTGCAGACACAAAACCTTCAAAGCACAAGAACAAAAAAGCCAAACGGAAGCACAAACACAAGAGGAAGAATTCTTCAAGGTCAGCATCTCGCAAATCCAAGGCCAAGAAATCCAAGAAGCATCTGAAGCCAAAAGAGACATTTCATTGGCAGCCTCCTTTAGAGTTTGGGGATGAAGGTGAGGAGGATGATTCAGTCACTCAAACTAAGCAGTTACACACAGCAAGTACTGATGCCATCAATGATGgaacaaaacaaaatttgaaGGCTAGACAGATCAAGCGACAAGTCTCTGAGAATACAGATCAGGATCAAAGGATTGTTGAATCGCAGCAAGATACGTTGTCAGTAGAGTCTTCTAAAGTTATTGATGAGAATGAGAAGATGCCTAAAATCCAAAAATCAAAGTTACACAACAATACCAAAAGAGATCTTGCTCAAAGCCACCCAGAGACCCTTTCCAATCTTTCAGACACTAACCTGGCAAGTAACAAACCATCAGACCCAAATAAAGTTGAGCCACATTCTCCAGAGAGCATACCAGAAGCTCAGCAACCTGGGCCCAAAGCAACTGGCTTTTCCCCattaaaaaatattctaaataatgACAGTGTGCTTGTTTCATCTCAGAAAGATAAAGTCAGCTCTGTTACAACTGGATCAGCTTTACCACAAGACAGTCAGCAAGAGGAAACTGTACCTGGTGACAGTTCTGTCTCAGTGGTTGAAAATAAATGGAAACCTTTGACAGGCATGACTGTTGTGCAAACCATTACGAGAAAGCCTTTcattatgaaaataaacaaaccGCAAGATCAACTTGTAAGAAAGAACCAGGGTGTCAAAATGGAGATCAAGAGCAAGAGTAGAGTCCGTCCAGGATCCCTTTTTGATGAGGTACGAAAGACAGCTCGGCTAAATCAGAGACCCAGAAATCAAGACAGCTCAAGTGAAGAAGACTGCCTTCCAGCAGCAGGAGAAAAGCCTGAAGCCCATAATCACTCCCGGAGCAAGTCGAGGTCTGTGTCTAGTCACAGGTCCCATCGCAGAAGTAGGTCCCATTCATATAGCCACCCCAGGAGCAGGTCCAGAAGCTACACCTACTCTTCCAG gaGCTACAGTAGAAGTAGAAGCAGGAGTAGATACAGTAAAGGACACTCTCGTTCTCGAAGTAGCACCTACCGAAGTTACCGTAG CCGCACACATAGTAGGAGTCGCTCTAGGGGTCGGTATAGAGGTCGTTACAGATCAAG GTCTGACTCTTACGATAGTTATTCTAGCCACAGCCGCAGTCGTAGCAGAAGAAGAGGGCATCGGAGAAGCAAAAGCTCTGATCGCAGGTCCAG GTCATATCGCTCTTACAGTCGCAGTTCCTCTAGGCGGCGAAGTCATAGTCGAAGCAGTCGATACAGCTGA